Proteins encoded together in one Chitinophaga varians window:
- a CDS encoding bifunctional YncE family protein/alkaline phosphatase family protein — protein MKKMLFSVLLLASLQATAQTPDTVAKRVLLPNGWSLTPVGHSLPLGDLPLNMVLSASGKYLAVNNNGQSKHTLQLIDARQETLLDEVVIPKSWYGLAFSRDEKTLYASGANDNVIREYQLRENKLVATDSIRLGLSWPKEKICPTGMAMDNSRNRLYVVTKEDNSLYLLDLATKKVIKRIPLSAEAFTCLLSKDNKTLYISLWGGDAIAVYDVASDKIVNEIKTGSHPNEIILSKNGKYLYVANANDNSVSVVTTADGKVIESLHAALYPDAPAGSTTNGLALSEDNKTLYIANADNNCLAVFDVATPGKSHAEGFIPVGWYPTCVRVTGKKVLVANGKGFTSMANPEGPNPISRKDASGSHQANTRKDRPVQYIAGLFKGTLSIFREPEEKVLGQWSKLVYDNTPYTKNKELHAPGEKGNPIPQEAGQTSPIKYVFYVIKENRTYDQVLGDIKGGNGDSSLCIFPERITPNQHKLVKDYVLLDNFYVDAEVSADGHNWSTAAYATDYTEKTWPTSYGGRGGTYDYEGSRKIAYPKKGFIWDYCARAGVSFRSYGEFAGKGSATLKTLDGHYCRDYPSFDLSILDVDRQQIWQHDFDSLLAADAVPRFNTVRLGNDHTSGMRKGAYSPYASVADNDLAVGKLIEYISHSRIWKESAIFILEDDAQNGPDHIDAHRSTAYVISPYVKRNTVNHNMYSTSGMLRTMELILGLPPMSQYDAAATPMWELFTATPDLTPYVALEANVDIRERNTAWNESARRSAAFDLAHEDRVPDLELNEVVWKAVRGENAVMPAPRRSAFVKLQEKEDDDD, from the coding sequence ATGAAAAAGATGCTTTTCAGTGTGCTGTTACTGGCCTCATTACAGGCCACAGCACAAACGCCTGACACCGTGGCCAAACGGGTACTATTGCCAAACGGATGGTCCCTGACGCCGGTAGGACACTCCCTGCCACTGGGAGACCTGCCCCTGAATATGGTGCTCTCCGCTTCCGGAAAATACCTCGCCGTAAACAACAATGGCCAGAGCAAACACACCTTGCAACTGATAGACGCCCGGCAGGAAACACTGCTGGACGAGGTGGTCATCCCCAAATCATGGTATGGGCTGGCCTTCAGCAGGGATGAGAAAACGCTTTACGCTTCCGGCGCCAATGATAACGTGATCAGGGAATACCAGCTGCGGGAGAACAAGCTGGTCGCTACCGACAGCATCCGCCTTGGCCTGTCCTGGCCCAAGGAGAAAATCTGTCCTACCGGCATGGCAATGGATAACTCACGTAACAGGTTATACGTAGTGACCAAAGAGGACAACAGTCTTTACCTGCTGGACCTTGCAACGAAAAAAGTGATTAAGCGCATTCCATTGTCAGCAGAGGCTTTTACCTGCCTGTTGTCTAAAGACAATAAAACGTTGTATATCTCGCTGTGGGGAGGCGATGCTATCGCAGTGTATGATGTTGCGTCCGATAAAATAGTAAACGAGATTAAAACAGGTAGTCATCCTAATGAAATTATTTTATCGAAGAACGGTAAATACCTGTATGTGGCCAATGCCAATGATAACTCGGTATCTGTTGTTACCACTGCAGATGGTAAGGTGATCGAGAGCCTGCACGCCGCGCTGTATCCCGATGCGCCGGCAGGTTCTACTACCAATGGGTTGGCGCTGTCTGAAGACAATAAAACCCTGTACATCGCCAACGCAGACAATAACTGCCTGGCGGTATTTGATGTGGCCACACCGGGCAAAAGCCATGCGGAAGGGTTTATCCCTGTAGGCTGGTATCCCACCTGTGTGCGTGTTACCGGCAAGAAGGTACTGGTGGCAAACGGTAAAGGTTTCACTTCCATGGCCAACCCGGAGGGCCCTAATCCTATCAGCCGCAAGGATGCCAGCGGATCGCACCAGGCCAATACCCGCAAAGACCGGCCGGTACAATATATCGCAGGCCTGTTCAAAGGCACGCTGTCTATTTTCCGCGAACCGGAAGAGAAAGTGCTGGGCCAGTGGTCGAAGCTGGTGTATGACAACACTCCCTATACGAAAAACAAAGAGCTGCATGCTCCCGGTGAAAAAGGGAACCCCATTCCACAGGAAGCCGGACAAACGTCTCCGATCAAATACGTGTTTTATGTCATCAAGGAAAACCGTACCTACGACCAGGTGCTGGGCGATATCAAAGGTGGGAATGGTGACAGCAGCCTTTGCATTTTCCCCGAGCGTATCACGCCCAATCAGCATAAGCTGGTAAAGGACTATGTGCTGCTGGACAATTTTTATGTGGATGCAGAAGTAAGCGCCGATGGCCACAACTGGAGCACCGCTGCTTACGCTACCGACTATACGGAAAAGACTTGGCCCACCAGTTATGGTGGCAGAGGCGGCACGTATGATTATGAAGGCAGCCGTAAAATAGCCTATCCGAAAAAAGGGTTCATTTGGGATTACTGTGCCCGTGCGGGCGTGAGCTTCCGCAGCTACGGGGAATTTGCGGGTAAAGGCTCCGCTACCCTGAAAACGCTGGATGGCCACTATTGCAGGGATTATCCATCGTTTGACCTGAGCATCCTGGACGTGGACCGTCAACAGATCTGGCAGCATGATTTTGATTCTTTGCTTGCTGCCGATGCGGTGCCTCGCTTTAATACTGTCCGCCTGGGCAACGACCATACCAGCGGTATGCGTAAAGGCGCTTATTCTCCCTATGCTTCCGTGGCAGACAACGATCTGGCGGTTGGCAAGCTGATCGAATATATTTCCCATAGCCGTATCTGGAAAGAGAGCGCCATTTTTATCCTGGAAGACGACGCCCAGAATGGTCCTGACCATATCGATGCGCACCGTTCCACCGCGTATGTTATCAGTCCCTATGTAAAACGGAATACGGTGAACCATAATATGTATTCTACTTCCGGCATGCTGCGTACCATGGAGCTGATTCTCGGCCTGCCGCCGATGAGCCAGTATGACGCCGCCGCTACGCCCATGTGGGAACTGTTTACTGCTACACCTGACCTGACGCCTTATGTGGCACTGGAAGCCAATGTGGACATCCGTGAACGGAATACCGCCTGGAACGAGAGCGCCCGCCGCTCCGCAGCTTTTGACCTGGCGCATGAAGACAGGGTGCCTGACCTGGAACTGAACGAAGTGGTGTGGAAGGCCGTCCGTGGCGAGAATGCGGTGATGCCGGCCCCCCGTCGGAGCGCCTTTGTGAAGCTGCAGGAAAAGGAAGATGATGACGATTGA
- a CDS encoding glycoside hydrolase family 125 protein — protein sequence MVARRDFIRNSALLAGAVGLGMPKTVLGWDGYSSQRPPLAKRKFTSDAVEKTIINVKKQIADNKLAWMFENCFPNTLDTTVNFKTLEGRPDTFVITGDINAMWLRDSSAQVWPYIPLIKEDKKLEQMVAGVINRQAKCILIDPYANAFNDGPTGSEWEKDLTDMKPELHERKWEIDSLCYPVRLAYHYWKHGGDTSVFDARYKQSAQLIVKTFKEQQRKEGKGPYKFQRVTAWQSDTVPNSGYGSPMLPVGLIVSIFRPSDDATVFPFLIPSNMFAVVSLRQLSEISTEIYKDAAFAKECADLADEVDRAIKAYAIVEHPKLGNMYGFEVDGFGNRLFIDDTNVPSLLSIPYLGYTTADDPLYQASRHFVWSGFHPWFYKGKYGDGVGSPHTGENYIWPMSIIMRALTSQSKEEIAECIKTLRNTDGNTGFIHESYHKDDPTKFTRKWFAWACTLFGELILKVSQEYPDLLKRQYA from the coding sequence ATGGTAGCAAGGAGAGATTTTATCAGGAACAGCGCGCTGCTGGCAGGTGCTGTTGGACTGGGAATGCCCAAAACCGTTTTGGGCTGGGATGGTTATTCGTCCCAACGTCCGCCACTGGCGAAACGTAAGTTCACCAGCGACGCGGTGGAAAAAACAATCATCAACGTTAAAAAACAGATAGCCGACAACAAACTGGCCTGGATGTTTGAGAACTGTTTCCCAAATACCCTTGATACGACTGTTAATTTCAAAACGCTGGAAGGCCGCCCCGATACGTTCGTGATCACCGGTGATATCAACGCCATGTGGCTGCGCGACTCTTCCGCACAGGTATGGCCTTATATTCCGCTCATTAAGGAAGACAAGAAGCTGGAGCAGATGGTGGCTGGTGTCATTAACCGTCAGGCAAAATGTATCCTGATAGACCCGTACGCCAACGCTTTCAATGACGGTCCTACCGGCAGCGAATGGGAAAAAGACCTGACAGACATGAAGCCGGAACTGCATGAACGCAAATGGGAGATCGATTCGCTCTGTTACCCGGTGCGGCTGGCTTACCACTACTGGAAGCATGGTGGTGATACCAGTGTGTTTGATGCCAGATACAAGCAGTCTGCGCAGCTGATCGTGAAAACCTTCAAGGAGCAGCAGCGTAAGGAAGGTAAAGGGCCTTATAAGTTTCAGCGTGTGACTGCCTGGCAGTCGGACACCGTTCCCAATTCCGGTTACGGTTCGCCGATGTTGCCGGTAGGCCTGATTGTTTCTATTTTCCGTCCTTCGGACGATGCTACCGTATTCCCTTTCCTGATCCCGTCCAACATGTTTGCGGTGGTATCCCTGCGGCAGCTGTCGGAAATCAGTACGGAGATCTATAAAGACGCTGCTTTCGCAAAAGAGTGCGCTGACCTGGCCGATGAAGTGGACCGCGCCATCAAAGCCTATGCGATCGTAGAGCATCCGAAACTGGGCAATATGTACGGATTTGAGGTAGACGGCTTCGGTAATCGTTTATTCATTGACGATACCAACGTTCCCAGCCTGTTGTCTATACCATACCTCGGTTATACCACTGCCGATGATCCGCTGTACCAGGCTTCCCGCCATTTTGTATGGAGCGGTTTCCATCCGTGGTTCTATAAGGGCAAATATGGTGATGGCGTAGGTAGTCCGCACACCGGCGAAAACTATATCTGGCCTATGAGTATCATCATGAGAGCTCTGACCAGCCAGAGCAAGGAGGAAATTGCCGAGTGTATCAAAACACTGCGCAATACCGACGGTAACACCGGTTTCATACATGAGTCTTATCACAAGGACGACCCTACGAAATTTACCCGTAAGTGGTTTGCCTGGGCCTGTACCCTGTTTGGTGAACTTATCCTGAAGGTGAGCCAGGAGTATCCGGACCTGCTGAAAAGACAGTACGCCTGA
- a CDS encoding MutS-related protein: protein MEHPHLYQQRINEFQQAIDKEKRRTSLLSWSRLLSFLLIVAGVVLYFRQGREVVWLLAAAVGVVAFGFFLKRHNQSLQQLALLKTLLDLNQKELQQATTWTSSFEDGHEFINDQHDYSGDLDVFGQASIFQAINRTGTLSGKQQLAASLGAPMLNIAQILETQEALKVLAPEIDFRQHLTANAMLAKEEASDRRELALWLDMPFSFIHNKFMGIARWLFPLLTVAAVATGSYLGHYYLFIGMIMVNWLVLLSIQPKLLEQYKLISQKERILEKFALLLGLIRKGSFEQSVLLRQQQETAREADVALHQLSRISSAFDQRLNLLVGIALNSLFLYDLHCILRLERWKEQYKTAVDKWFGVIAQLEVWNSLATFAFNHPAYAYPQPQAEPMLLEAVGLGHPLIPETESVKNDGHIGRDASFLIITGSNMSGKSTFLRSVGANLLLAMCGAPVCADRLVFTPMRIMTSMRIKDSIASHTSYFQAELLRLQHIIVQLKTGERVFILLDEILKGTNSEDKLSGSRSLIEHFLSYNCLGMIATHDLELGHLEDNYPNKIRNYCFESTIQDDHLFFDYRIRPGIARNKNATFLMKQMEII from the coding sequence ATGGAACACCCTCATCTATACCAGCAACGGATCAACGAATTTCAGCAGGCTATTGATAAGGAGAAGCGGCGGACATCGCTGTTGTCCTGGTCCCGGTTACTGAGTTTCCTGCTGATCGTTGCAGGGGTGGTGCTGTATTTCCGCCAGGGGAGGGAAGTCGTGTGGTTGCTGGCGGCAGCCGTGGGTGTGGTGGCTTTCGGCTTTTTCCTTAAACGGCATAACCAGTCGCTGCAGCAGCTGGCGCTGTTAAAAACGCTGCTGGACCTGAACCAGAAAGAGCTTCAGCAGGCCACTACCTGGACATCCTCTTTTGAGGACGGTCATGAGTTTATCAATGATCAGCATGACTATTCCGGGGACCTGGACGTATTTGGCCAGGCGTCGATATTTCAGGCGATCAACCGTACAGGGACTTTGTCTGGTAAGCAGCAACTGGCTGCTTCACTGGGCGCGCCTATGCTGAACATAGCACAGATCCTGGAAACACAGGAGGCCCTGAAAGTACTGGCGCCGGAAATAGATTTCCGTCAGCATCTTACCGCCAATGCCATGCTGGCCAAAGAAGAGGCGAGCGACCGCCGTGAGCTGGCATTATGGCTTGATATGCCATTCTCGTTCATTCACAACAAATTTATGGGGATAGCGCGGTGGCTGTTCCCGCTGCTGACTGTCGCGGCAGTGGCAACAGGTTCCTACCTGGGGCACTATTATCTTTTCATTGGTATGATTATGGTCAACTGGCTGGTATTGCTCAGCATTCAGCCGAAGCTGCTGGAGCAGTACAAGTTGATTTCCCAGAAAGAGCGTATCCTGGAGAAGTTTGCACTGTTACTGGGGTTGATACGCAAAGGTTCCTTTGAGCAGTCAGTGCTGCTGCGGCAGCAACAGGAGACGGCCCGGGAGGCCGATGTGGCGCTGCATCAGTTGTCCCGCATCAGTTCTGCCTTTGACCAGCGTCTGAACCTCTTGGTGGGTATTGCCCTCAATTCGCTGTTTCTCTATGATCTGCATTGCATCCTGCGGTTGGAGCGCTGGAAGGAACAGTATAAAACGGCCGTAGACAAGTGGTTCGGCGTGATCGCACAGCTGGAGGTATGGAACAGCCTGGCCACTTTTGCTTTTAACCATCCTGCGTATGCCTATCCACAGCCGCAGGCCGAGCCAATGCTGCTGGAAGCAGTGGGTTTAGGACACCCGTTGATTCCGGAAACCGAGTCTGTAAAAAACGACGGCCATATTGGCCGGGATGCCAGTTTCCTGATCATTACCGGTTCCAACATGTCGGGCAAAAGCACTTTCCTGCGCAGTGTGGGGGCCAATCTGCTGCTGGCCATGTGCGGTGCGCCGGTATGTGCAGACAGGCTGGTATTTACCCCTATGCGTATCATGACTTCCATGCGTATTAAAGATTCCATCGCCAGCCACACCTCCTATTTCCAGGCGGAGCTGTTACGGTTGCAGCATATTATTGTCCAGCTGAAAACAGGGGAGCGGGTGTTTATCCTTCTCGATGAAATCCTGAAGGGCACCAATTCAGAAGATAAGTTGTCCGGTTCCCGCAGCCTGATAGAACATTTTCTTTCCTATAACTGTCTGGGCATGATTGCTACCCATGACCTCGAGCTGGGGCATCTGGAAGATAATTATCCCAATAAGATCCGGAACTATTGCTTTGAAAGTACTATCCAGGACGATCACCTTTTCTTCGATTACCGTATCCGGCCTGGCATTGCGCGTAATAAAAACGCCACTTTCCTGATGAAACAGATGGAGATTATTTAG
- a CDS encoding PA0069 family radical SAM protein, protein MTLPFQEGGSETPYYKGRGAQLNPWNKYLKGEYVQEHVEGIDEWWQADVPTQVFEEHAKTLVNKVDSPDVGMWYSMNPYQGCEHGCIYCYARNAHQFWGLSAGLDFERKIIVKHNAPELLRKFLDNKNWVPKPISLSGNTDCYQPVERKMWLTRQLLEVALEYKQPVGIITKNSLVLRDRYLLQQLAQEKLVCVYVSITTLQEELRQKMEPRTTTAAQRFKIVKELSEVGVPVGVMTAPMIPGLNDHEIPRLLEMAAANGAKYAGYTVVRLNDAVKIIFNDWLYKNFPDRADKVWHQIESMHGGNVNDSEFGRRMRGEGNIADLIRQQFRLHVKKNGLNQERFEFNTESFRRPTSQLSLF, encoded by the coding sequence ATGACATTGCCATTCCAGGAAGGGGGATCTGAAACCCCTTATTACAAAGGACGTGGTGCGCAGTTAAATCCGTGGAACAAATACCTGAAGGGAGAATATGTACAGGAGCATGTGGAGGGGATTGACGAGTGGTGGCAGGCAGATGTACCTACCCAGGTATTTGAGGAGCATGCCAAGACGCTGGTCAACAAGGTGGATAGTCCGGACGTAGGGATGTGGTATTCCATGAACCCTTATCAGGGCTGTGAGCATGGCTGTATTTATTGTTATGCCCGTAATGCCCATCAGTTCTGGGGGCTGAGCGCCGGACTGGATTTTGAGCGGAAGATTATTGTCAAACATAATGCGCCGGAGCTGCTGCGCAAGTTCCTGGACAACAAAAACTGGGTGCCCAAGCCTATCTCTCTTTCGGGGAATACGGACTGTTACCAGCCGGTGGAGCGTAAGATGTGGCTTACGCGGCAGTTGCTGGAGGTAGCGCTGGAATATAAACAACCGGTGGGCATCATCACTAAAAATTCGCTGGTACTGAGAGACCGGTACCTGCTGCAGCAGCTGGCACAGGAGAAACTGGTATGTGTGTATGTGTCTATTACCACCTTACAGGAGGAGCTGCGGCAGAAGATGGAGCCCCGTACCACTACTGCGGCACAGCGGTTCAAAATTGTGAAGGAGCTGAGTGAAGTCGGTGTGCCTGTTGGTGTTATGACCGCACCTATGATTCCCGGGCTGAATGACCATGAGATACCCCGGCTGCTGGAGATGGCTGCTGCCAATGGCGCCAAATATGCCGGTTATACCGTAGTGCGGTTGAATGATGCGGTGAAGATCATCTTTAATGACTGGCTTTATAAAAACTTCCCTGACCGTGCAGATAAAGTATGGCACCAGATAGAGAGCATGCATGGCGGCAATGTGAACGATAGTGAGTTTGGCCGCCGGATGCGCGGGGAAGGGAATATCGCTGATTTGATACGCCAACAGTTCCGGCTACACGTAAAAAAGAACGGGTTAAACCAGGAGCGGTTTGAGTTTAATACGGAGTCTTTCCGGAGGCCCACCAGTCAGTTGAGTTTATTTTAA
- a CDS encoding DinB family protein: MRNVIQVVREALLTNFRELDNWFDKEPALLDFKPDRDQWSIREVLEHITLTNYFLLLIINKSTRRALDRKRNGHTVVLPADYQEKFSQIDVISSKSFGWVRPEHMEPTGLKDMQEVKVLLKQQYAQCMYNLSLLKNGEGVLVFTNMSVNHLGKLDIYQYIYFLTKHIERHIRQMKRLEKEYEESAVLI; the protein is encoded by the coding sequence ATGAGGAACGTTATTCAAGTTGTAAGAGAGGCTTTACTCACCAATTTCAGAGAATTGGACAATTGGTTTGACAAAGAACCAGCATTGCTGGATTTCAAACCGGACCGCGATCAATGGAGCATACGGGAAGTGCTGGAACATATTACCCTCACTAATTACTTCCTGTTACTGATCATCAACAAAAGTACCCGCAGGGCGCTTGACCGTAAAAGAAACGGCCATACCGTTGTGCTGCCGGCAGATTACCAGGAGAAATTCAGCCAGATCGACGTGATCAGCAGCAAGTCTTTCGGATGGGTAAGACCCGAACACATGGAGCCTACAGGCCTTAAAGATATGCAGGAAGTAAAAGTGCTGCTGAAACAACAGTATGCACAATGCATGTACAATCTTTCTTTGCTTAAAAACGGGGAAGGCGTGTTGGTATTCACCAACATGTCCGTTAACCATCTGGGCAAGCTCGATATCTATCAGTACATCTATTTCCTGACTAAACATATAGAACGCCATATCCGCCAGATGAAAAGACTGGAAAAGGAATATGAAGAAAGCGCCGTTCTGATCTGA
- a CDS encoding AAA family ATPase: MKAMVNNQIDITDGEYFAPKGVYTVHFNSIPNINNIYDIDGEKAEAAFVKAFEGMILHTYRYTDYDTKKKKYKHAQTVLVLNNNSVVAFWHSWVEILHDGKDTAFVEKITETVTRYKEKQRREPHEINLIVSGRKGLELKSMEIKRTKLDIGLFYEDDFREVDKVIQQRLRKDKDKGIVLLHGIPGTGKTTYLRYLIGKIKKRILFVSPDLAHNIMNPEFMELLIDNPNCVVIIEDAENVIMDRKFSGNSSVSNLLNLSDGLLADCLNIQLVCSFNSDLSAIDSALLRKGRLIAKYEFKKLSAAKAQKLSKHLGYDTVINKSMSIAEIANQHEPSFESPKNVIGFRRTLLEETV; this comes from the coding sequence ATGAAAGCGATGGTCAATAACCAGATAGATATAACCGATGGAGAATATTTTGCGCCCAAAGGAGTGTATACCGTTCATTTTAACAGTATACCCAATATCAATAACATCTACGACATAGACGGAGAAAAAGCAGAAGCTGCATTTGTGAAAGCATTTGAAGGCATGATACTGCATACCTACCGCTATACCGATTATGATACGAAAAAGAAAAAATACAAACACGCACAAACTGTATTGGTGCTCAATAACAACAGTGTAGTGGCCTTCTGGCATTCCTGGGTGGAGATATTGCACGATGGTAAAGACACCGCGTTTGTGGAAAAGATAACGGAGACGGTTACACGCTATAAAGAAAAGCAGCGCCGTGAACCACATGAAATCAATCTCATCGTCAGCGGCCGGAAGGGACTGGAACTGAAGAGCATGGAGATCAAACGCACCAAGCTGGACATCGGACTGTTTTATGAAGATGATTTCCGCGAAGTGGACAAGGTGATACAACAGCGCCTGCGCAAAGACAAAGATAAAGGCATTGTACTGTTGCATGGCATCCCCGGAACCGGTAAGACCACGTATCTGCGTTATCTCATCGGCAAAATCAAAAAACGTATCCTGTTCGTATCGCCCGACCTGGCGCACAATATCATGAACCCGGAGTTCATGGAACTGCTGATTGACAATCCTAATTGCGTAGTGATTATTGAAGACGCCGAAAACGTGATCATGGACAGGAAGTTCAGCGGCAATTCCTCTGTGTCTAACCTGCTTAATTTGTCAGACGGACTATTGGCGGATTGCCTGAACATACAGCTGGTGTGCTCCTTCAACAGTGACCTGTCTGCCATTGACAGCGCGCTGTTGCGCAAAGGCAGGCTGATCGCCAAGTATGAGTTTAAGAAGCTCTCCGCGGCGAAAGCACAAAAGCTGTCCAAACATTTAGGCTATGATACCGTGATCAACAAATCCATGAGTATCGCAGAAATAGCCAACCAGCACGAGCCTTCTTTTGAAAGCCCGAAAAATGTGATCGGTTTCAGGAGAACGCTGCTGGAAGAAACAGTATAA
- a CDS encoding RtcB family protein — translation MSELKMTGKQLRALGYPQGPVISTAIDVIAQHYATATAEEIETVLAKVLADPAAYTEDAVWAEVATALIPEERPEIIPLREQAVDYAIFGSDAIEEGAVRQLNNAVRLPVAVAGALMPDAHQGYGLPIGGVLATENAVIPYGVGVDIGCRMCLSILDLPVDSLTTKAGEYEKALKNKTKFGAGAEWKRNDDDAVLERNEFREIQILRSLQAKAAGQLGTSGSGNHFVEWGVVTITDAGNEWGLAPGDYVAVLSHSGSRGLGAQVAGHYTRLAKELCVLPKDAQHLAWLDLNTEAGQEYWLAMNLAGDYASACHHLIHKRLIAEMGATMLARVENHHNFAWKEMHHGKELIVHRKGATPAGKGVLGIIPGSMTAPGFIVRGKGETTSLHSASHGAGRQMSRTKAIASITNEEMRKMLQDNGVTLIGGGLDEAPGAYKDIHTVMAAQADLVEVVGQFQPKMVRMADGGPAED, via the coding sequence ATGTCTGAATTGAAAATGACCGGGAAACAATTACGCGCCTTAGGTTACCCACAGGGCCCTGTAATTAGTACAGCCATTGACGTTATTGCCCAACATTACGCAACGGCTACAGCAGAAGAAATAGAAACCGTCCTGGCCAAGGTGCTGGCTGATCCGGCCGCTTATACCGAAGATGCGGTATGGGCGGAGGTAGCTACCGCGCTGATACCGGAGGAGCGTCCTGAAATCATACCATTGCGCGAGCAGGCGGTAGATTACGCCATTTTTGGTAGCGACGCTATTGAAGAAGGCGCGGTCCGTCAGCTGAACAATGCTGTGCGTTTGCCCGTTGCCGTTGCCGGCGCACTGATGCCGGATGCTCATCAGGGTTATGGTTTGCCGATAGGTGGTGTATTAGCCACAGAGAACGCCGTGATACCTTACGGCGTTGGCGTGGATATCGGATGCCGTATGTGTCTGAGCATACTGGACCTGCCGGTAGATAGCCTGACCACCAAAGCCGGTGAATATGAAAAGGCCCTGAAGAACAAAACCAAATTCGGCGCCGGCGCCGAGTGGAAAAGGAATGACGACGATGCCGTACTGGAAAGAAACGAGTTCAGGGAAATTCAGATACTGCGTAGCCTGCAGGCCAAAGCCGCCGGTCAACTGGGAACTTCCGGTTCCGGCAACCACTTTGTGGAATGGGGCGTGGTGACCATCACCGATGCCGGCAACGAATGGGGCCTGGCCCCAGGTGATTATGTGGCCGTGTTGTCGCATTCCGGGTCGCGTGGCCTGGGTGCACAGGTAGCCGGACATTATACCCGGCTGGCCAAAGAGCTTTGTGTGTTGCCAAAAGACGCACAGCACCTGGCGTGGCTGGACCTGAACACAGAAGCAGGGCAGGAGTACTGGCTGGCGATGAACCTGGCCGGTGATTACGCTTCTGCATGTCACCACCTGATCCATAAACGGCTGATCGCTGAGATGGGCGCCACTATGCTGGCGCGGGTGGAGAACCATCATAACTTCGCCTGGAAGGAAATGCATCATGGCAAAGAGCTGATTGTACATCGTAAAGGCGCTACTCCCGCAGGGAAAGGCGTGCTGGGTATTATTCCCGGCTCTATGACCGCGCCCGGCTTTATTGTACGGGGAAAAGGTGAAACTACCAGCCTGCATTCCGCGTCGCACGGCGCCGGACGGCAGATGTCGCGTACAAAAGCCATCGCTTCCATTACCAACGAGGAAATGAGGAAAATGCTACAGGATAATGGCGTAACCCTGATCGGGGGTGGACTGGACGAGGCGCCAGGGGCTTATAAGGACATCCATACCGTGATGGCCGCGCAGGCCGATCTGGTGGAGGTTGTAGGTCAGTTCCAGCCTAAAATGGTGCGGATGGCCGATGGCGGACCAGCGGAAGACTAG